In Haliscomenobacter hydrossis DSM 1100, the DNA window TGAACTCGCCCTTGCTCATATCGGCACGCAAAGCGTAGTTGGTTTGTTTTTGGCGACCCAGGGTATCCCAGGTTTCTTTGCTCATGTTTTTGCCACAGGCCGAACCAGCACCGTGTCCGGGATAGACCAGTACTTCATCGGGCAATGTCATGATTTTTTCGCGTAGGCTATCGTACAACCAACCAGCCAGGTCTTCCTGGGTAACTTCGCCCGATTTTTGGGCCAGGTCGGGGCGGCCTACATCACCAATGAACAGGGTATCACCCGTAAAAATGGCAAATTCTTTACCCGCTTCATCCTTCAACAAATAGGTGGTGCTTTCAGGCGTGTGGCCTGGCGTATGCAGTACTTTGAAACTTATTTTGCCCAGGGTCAACACTTCTCCGTCTTTGGCCTGGTGAATGTCAAAAGTAGTATTGGCAGTAGGGCCATACACGATGGTTGCTCCCGTTTTTTCGGCCAAATCAATGTGGCCAGAAACGAAGTCAGCGTGAAAGTGGGTCTCAAAAATGTATTTGAGCTTGGCGCCATTTTCAGCCAATTTTTCCAGGTAAGGCTTGGTTTCACGCAGGGGGTCGATGATGATCGCCTCGCCTTCACTTTCAATATAATACGCTGCCTCAGCCAGGCAACCGGTATAGATTTGCTCTACTTTCATGCGGTAGTAACTTTAGAGATGATACGAAAATATGAATGTTCGTTCATATTTCCCAGAACAACGTAAAGTTTATTCTGGTTGAACGGGGACAAAATTAGGCGGGCTGCGGATGGGGTACAGTGATCTAGTTCACATTGCGGTTTGTTTTTTTCAACGCGATTATTTTTTGATTTGGCTGCGCCAAATCGTTTTTTCACCACGACGTCACGACGAAACGACGTTTTTCGCGCTGCGCGCTTATGGACACGACGCAAAGCGTCGTGTTTGGCGGAGCCTAACGTCGTTTCGTCGTGACGTCGTGGTGAAAAAAAACAAGCAGCGAAGCTGCGTTTAAAAGTTATTGATTTAACGTTAGCTAGCCAACACTTTGACCGTATAAGCAGCGTCCCCAAACCAAATCCTATCTATCTTGCGTTAGCAATTGCGAAACCGGCTATGGACTATGAGGGAGTGGCGTATAATTGTCGTTTGTTTTGGCTTGCTGAGCGTTTTGCCCGGGCAGGCTCAACAATCGCCACAAAGCAATTGGCGGCGCATTCAACTCCAGACTTGTGCTGCTCCAGGGCCACTCGACACCCTCCTCATCCTACCGCATACCGTCCAAATCAGAGAGATCAACAGCCAAAGAATCATCGATACTTCCTGGTACCGCGTCCAATTCAACCTGCTGGTTTGGAGAGTGGATACGACTCAGCTCCAGCCACCCTTTGAGCTCACTTACCGCACCCTCCCCGCTTCCCTCTCCCAAAGTTGGCAGCTACTGGATACCTCCCGCCTACGCCAACCCGGTATCCTGGGCGGTACCCGCATCGCCATCCGTAACGAAGCCGCCCTGATCGATTTTCGGCAATTGAACTACAGTGGCAACTTTTCACGGGGCATTTCCCTCGGCAATCGCCAGGATTTGGTGCTCAACTCCAGTTTCAACCTGCAATTGGCCGGAGACCTGGGCGATGGCGTACAAATCCTCGCGGCCATTTCTGACGAAAGTATCCCCTTACAACCCGAAGGCAACACCGTGCAACTGCAAGAGCTGGACCGCGTTTTTGTGCAACTGCGCAAAAAAGACACCCAACTGACGGCAGGCGACTACGAGCTGAATCGCCCGGAGAGTTATTTCATGAATTATTACAAAAAACTGCAAGGGGCGACCTATGGGCAAAAAGCCAAACTCGGCTCGAAAGGTATCCTGCAAAACAGCGCCAGTGTAGCGGTATCGCGCGGTAAATTTTCCCGCAACATCATCACCCCCGGCGAAGGCAATCAGGGGCCTTATAAACTGCGCGGCCCCAACAACGAACGGTTCATCATCGTACTTTCAGGGACTGAAAAAGTGTGGCTCAACGGCCAACGCATGCAACGTGGGCAAGACCTGGACTACATCGTAGACTACAATCGGGGCGAAATCAGCTTTACTTCCCGCCACCTGATCAGCCGTGAAAGCCGCATCATCGTGGAATTTGAATACGCCGATCAAAATTACCTGCGCACCCTCGTCGCCGCTGGGGTGCAGTACCAGACCCCTATCCTGCGCACCTACGTCAATTTGTACCAGGAACAAGACAGCCGCAGTTCCACCGGAGGTTTATCGATCGGAGAAGTCGAGCGGGAAGCGCTGCAATTGGCGGGCGACGATCCGGCCAAAGCGGTGGCCTCGGGCTTGCGGCGGCAGGATGAATTTGTGGCGAGTCGGGTGTTTTACGAGCAGCGCGATACCCTGCTGGCCTGTGGCCAACGCGACTCCATCCTGGTATTCAGCAATAATCCTCAAAAAGCCAAATACACCGCCAGTTTCAGCTACCTGGGTCCCAACCAGGGGCACTACCTCCTGGCACCCGCCCAAACGGCCAACGAAAGGGTCTACATCTGGGTGCCGCCCGATCCCATTACCTGTGCGCCCCAGGGAGAATACGCACCCGTGATCGCCCTCAGCACCCCCCAGCAGCAACGCATGGTCACCGTCGGGCAGCAGTGGACGCCCAATGAAAATACCGCCTTACACACCGAGGTCGCGCTCTCGCATTACGACCGCAACCGCTTCTCCGCATTCGACCAGCAAGATGACGCGGGCTGGGCCGCTTTTACCCAGTTCCGCAAGCGGGTTTTGTTGGGCAAAAAAACCGCCGCCCCGGAGATGAACCTGCGCCTGAGTTACGAAGCGGTACAGCGCAATTTCCGCAGTTTGAATCCCTACCGCAATCCCGAGTTTTTACGCGACTGGAGCTTGGCCGATTTTCAGGGTGTCGGTACGGTGCAGGCCGCCAATGAACAGATTGCCCGCCTGGAATGGAACCTGAGCCGCGCTGGCTTGGGCAGCATCAGTTATGGCTTTAACACTTTTTTGCGCGAAAACCAGTATCGGGGCACCCGCCACGACCTGAGCGGCGAAGGCACCTGGCGCGGCTGGCAACTCAAGGGTTTGGCCAGTAGCCTACAAGCCGATGCCGCAGGTGAAGAGCGGCGGTTTTTTCGCCCGCAATTGAGTGTCGATAAGGTGTTTAAAAAACTAAAAAACTGGTCGCTGGGTTGGGCTGGCGAGGGCGAACAAAACGACCGCTACGCTCGGACGCAGGATTCCTTGACGGGCAGCAGTTTTCGTTATTTCAGCCAACGTTTGTACGTCAAAAGCCCGGAGAGCAAAAAATGGGAAAGTGGCCTGGAGTACGTCTCCCGCAACGATACCCGCCCCATCGAAGGCACTTACCGCCCGCTGACCAGCGCGCAGGAGTGGCGCTGGAACACCAGGCTGCAATTCAAACAGGCTTTTGGACTGAATGGCAACCTGACGTACCGCAGTTTGCAGAGTTTTCAACAGCAGTCCAATGCCAATACGGGCAATACCCTGCTGGGGCGTATCGACCTGAATACCGCCATCTGGAAAGGTCTGGCGCGGGCGACGACCACGTACGAACTGGGCTCGGGGCAGGAACCCAAACTCGAATTCACCTACATCCGCGTAGCCCCGGGCGAAGGGGTGTACATTTGGCAGGATTCCTTGTACAACGGAGACGGCATCATCCAACCGAATGAAATGGACATCGCGCCGTTTCAAGACCAGGCCAATTACATCCGGGTGGCCACCATTACCGATCAGTACATCCGCAACAATTACGTCAACTGGAACCAAAGTGTGAACCTCGACCCCCGGGCGCGTTGGTTCAATGCCAAAACCGGACTCAAAAGTTACCTCAAAACCCTGGCCTTCCAGTCTTCCTGGCGCATCAGCCGCAAAGTGCAGGACAATGAACAGGCGCTGAGCTGGAACCCGCTGGCCCTCAATCTGAGCGATACCAATCTGGTGGCCGCCAGCGCCAATGGCCGCCACGTACTGTTCATCAACCGCGCCAGCCCCAAGTGGGAAATCCAGGTAGGCAATACCGATACGCGCAGCAAACTGGTGCAAACCACGGGTTTCGAAAGCCGATCCTTGCGCGAGTACTTCGTACAAGGGCGCTGGAACCTCAACAAAGTGCTCAGCCTGCGCCTGAATGTAGCCCGTGGCCTGCGCACAGCCGACTCCGAACTGTTCAACAACAAAGACTTTCGCCTGCAATTTCAAAAATGGGAACCGCAACTGACCTGGCAACCGGCCAGCGATTTCCGCAGCATTTTTCAATACCGCTACCAAACGGACCAAAATACCCTGGAACAAACACCCACGGGGGCTACGCAGCACGATTTGAGTGTGGATTTCACGTATTCAAAAGCGGCCAAGTCGGCCCTGCGCAGCAAAATTTCCTGGGTAAACATCGATTTCCGGGGAATGGCCAATTCACCGACGGGTTTCGCGATTTTGAATGGCTTACAGCCAGGAACGAACTGGTTGTGGAACCTGAGTCTGGATCGGCAGATTGCGAAAAATTTGCAGTTGCGGTTTAGTTATGAGGGGCGAAAAACGGGGGAGGCGAAGGCTGTGCATGTGGGAAGGGTGCAGGTTGGGGCGGTGTTTTGAGGGGTGTGGGTATTTGATTGACGTTCACAGACCCAGTGCCGACGTTTAGGAGGCATTGTCGTTCTGCACATTGTTCTGCTGTATAAATTTTTCTTGAAACTCGCCAAATTTTCTCATTGATTCTTCTTTTTCAAAAATGATAATTAGGTGACCTTTACACCTCGTCAATCCAATATAAAAAACTTCTGCCACATTCTCTTGAAATATTATCCCATCCAACTCAGTTAAAATTATAATGTCATTTTCAAGCCCTTTGAATGATTGAATTGTAGAACAGAAAACTGCATTTTTTTTATTTCTTAAGTTTATATCACGTACTATTTCATAACGACCAATAATCACAGATGGAGATTTAAAAATACTTTTTACTGGTGGATATGATGGCCCTTTTCTCTCTCCTTGCCGAGGAGTTAAAATTGTAATATTTTTGAAAGGTATATTTTCTTTTTGAAATAAAGTATCTAATATCTCCTCTAACGAATTTTCTAATGATTGTTTTGCAATAATGATTTCAGGAACTCTATCTATTTTAACTAAGCTCTCTGGCTTATCTCGACTTTTATAGAAAGGAAGTGATAGGTTGTGTATACTTTTAGTGTTTCTGCAATTGAAATTTAATTGATATGGCTTAATATCCTCTAGGATTGGTATGGAGTCTTCCCCTTTGAAATAAATTTTTTGATTATCATCATAAAATATGTAAAGAATAAAATTAGCTTCGATAATTTCGGATATGTTTTTCCAATACTCCTCAGGTATATCTTGGCCTTCATCAATAATAAAAGAGTCAAATAATAGATTATCAACTTCTTTCCTTCGGAAAAATTCTGTCATTGTCATAACTGTGATATCCAATTTTTTCAACTTTGAATTCAACCATTCACATAATGCTTTAGAGTATGTTCAAAATTTTTTGTTGAAAAATAAGGATCGGCTGCTATCTTTAGTTTGTCCAAAATTAAAGAGCAATGACTGGAAAGTACCAGCGCATGACCGATCCTCAATGGGAAGTTATCGCAAAATACTTACCTGTGCAAAGAAAACGGGAGATAAATCTACGAGACGTAATGGATGCAATCCGGTTTATAGTTTGTACAGGCATTCAATGGCGTAATCTACCCGAATATTTCCCGAAATGGAATGCTGTATACTACTATTTTCAAAAGTGGACAGCAGACCAAACCCTATTTCGCCTCAACGCAGCGTTGAATGAGTTGGATCGGATTAACCAAGGGAAAGAGGCCAAGCCTTCACTTTTGTTAGTTGATAGCCAGAGTGTTAAATTAGCACCTATGATCGGGACTGATCGCGGATTTGATGCGCATAAAAAAATTAACGGCCGCAAACGGCAACTTTTGACTGATTCAGAAGGACGTATTTGGGACGCATGTGCCCATGCTGCGAACCTATATGATGCTGACGGAGCAAGCCTGCTTTTTGACGAAAGCCGAATGGAACTTTGGTGGCCAAGGCTACAAAAGTTTCTCACTGATCAACACTATCAAGGTACTTTTTCGGTCATGGCAACCGATCTGGGCATTCATTTTGAGATCAGAGGTAAGATCGGAGACGCCAAAGGATTCGAGGTCATTCCCATTCGTTGGGTCATCGAAAGAACCATTTCCTGGAGTAATTTTTGCCGCAGATTAGTCAAAGATTATGAGCGAACCATACAAAATTCGGTTAGCTGGACGATTTGCTCCAATATTTACCGAATCTTGAGGAGAGTTTGAACGCTAGGCAAAACAAAATTTCCGAACATACTCTTACTCCAACATAAGAATACAGGATTAAATCCTTCCATTTTTAATCTTCTTGCTTTCTCTGCAGCAATAAAAGTTTTTCCACTTCCTGCACAGCCACAAATTTTTGCCTGTCTTTGCCTATTTAAGAAATCAATTAGAAGATATTGTTGTTGCGTAAGTTCTAATTGCTGATTTCTAACATTTTCAATATGTTCTAAGAGCGGAGATTCGAATTTCCATAAATGGGCAAATGTTTTGACTACCGGAGTTTCATCATAAAAATACTTCAAATGGCTTGGATGCCAATAATGAAAAATTTCATCGAATTCTTTTTGGATTGTATTAGAATGAATCTGTTTTTTGTCTAAGAATATTTCATTGGCATATGAAAAGCCAATATTCTCATTTTGCATGTTGCAGTCTGGAAATATTACAGCATAACATGTTCTATAATTAATATTTGTTGTAAGTTGACCTTGTTGTAGTTTTGTTCTTAAAGAATAATGATTAGTTTTTGCTTGTTCAAATGGATTTTTTATTTGGTTTTTGTCTCCAAATCTATTTGTAGAAAACCACATTTGAGAAAGGTTATCATAATCAATTTTTCCGCCTTTTAGTTCAATTACCAAAAAGCCTTTGTTGGGGTGAAAAATCAAAAAATCAATTTCTCCGTCAGAGACAAAATTATATCTTCCTTTTAATTGATAGGCAACACTATAGAACACATAATAATTATTATCAAGAGATTCTAATATTTTAAAAAAATTTATTTCCGATTTTCGAAACGGATCTTTCAAGACTTCTATTGGTATTTTGTTTGGATATATTTGTGCCATTTCAATATTTTTTTATTTATAGTATTTTATTTATATTTTATTATTTCCATGTTTCTATTATCTTTCACAATTATTGTATCTCCCCCCATATAGTCGATACCACCTTCAATTTCACCTTGTTCAGAAATTAGTGTAATTGGATTCATCAGAGTATATGAAACTGAACTGAAATTATGTTTCTCTAATCCATCCTTACTTTTAGGGTAATTTTTAAACTTAATTTTATTATGTTTGGGTAACATTGCTTTTACTAATGCCTTCTCCGCATCTAAATAGATTGTTCTCTGTTCAGGCATATTGTACCCTAACAATGAATTAACCATATCTTCGGGCGAAGAATTCTCATCAAAACTACTAATAGTTAAATTGTCGCGAAACTTTAAAAAAAGTAAAGCAATTTCATGAGTAGGAAGTGAGCCATAATTAAATGGATATTCTATTGCTAAAATATCCTGAAGAGTTTCATGCCCAGTTAATCTCTTCCAAATATCTTGGTCAGTAGCTTTACCTATGTAATGTAGCTTATACCTAAGAAACTCTCTAAAATCTCCTTCTACCTCAGCTTGAAAATATCCTTTTTCCCAATTGATAATAAAAACCTCTGGAGACAAATAAACTATGAAGTTCTCAGGTTTTACATATGAATGATAAAATTTAATTCCATGAATATCATTGTAAGGCTGAGTTTTGAATTCCTTATTTCGTACGTGTGAACCCAAGTATAGATGAATTTCTCTGTTTGGATCAGTTGCAATATTTGGTTGAAAGTATGGTAGTTTGCATTTTAAGACTTGCGCGTTACCTTTTTGGTGAATTTCAAATTTGATATATTCACCATTTTTATCTACAATTAGATTCTCGAAACTTAGTTCAGATCGTTGAGCAATAATGTATAAGTTGCTTTCTCTAAGTATGGCTTGCACAAGTTTATCATCTCTTAGATATTTGAAATCATAATTAGACATTGGACTGCATGCAAGCTCAATTTGATTTATTAACGTCTTAATATTTGTATTCTTTGTTGGGCTTTTATTATTCTGAAATTGCGATAGACTTGGTTTCCCTAACCCTTCAGTATACCATGAGAATTGGTATGATATCCAATCTAATGCTGTTTCAATGTAACTAAATCCGATTCTCTCGTTGAATTTTTTGAAACTATTATTCACATCTTGACATAGAATCAGTCCATCATATGTATTTTCCCTTTTATTGAATAAAGCTGTTCCCAAAAGCGATTCGTCATTGCTTTTGTAATAATACAAAATTTTGCCTTTTTTTGAAGCAAATATTTCTGTATAAGAATCCTCTGCAAGATTTTTAAACTCTGATTTACTTATAGTTTTCAAATTTTTGAATTTAATCGTCCTACAAATTTTTTTATCGTATTTCCCAACTATACCGCAACATCACCTCCTCTATCCAGCGCATTACCGAAGTGCAAATTGCATTGGCGTTAATGCGCTTAAAGCTACAAGAAAAACCACATATATCCCACATTTTTTTGAATTATTTTAACAGAAGTATCAATCAGAATTCGATTACTTTCCATTGGTTGATAAAATTGTGACTTTCCAAAATAGGCTCCACATTTTCATCATTCCAAACCCCTAATGACAAGAGTCGATTGAGCCGTTCTATTTTGTTCGTAGTTTGTTTTGGTTCCAACTGAGAAGCGGTGTATTCAGCCACTGTTCCTGGATCAAAATTTGATGAAAGTCAAGAACTTCCTGCAAATCAATCATTTTGCCAATTTTTCAAGCAGTTCTTGATCTTCCAATAAAATCGTTTTTAAGTTCAGCGAAAGTTGCATTTTGCTGGTACTCGTCTTTTCTACTTGTTTTAAAAAGAGCAATACATCACCCAGAATTTCACTCGGTAAAGCATTGACAATTTGGGTTATTTCCTCTTTGAGTTCCATGAGTTATGGATTTTTGAAAACACTTTGTTCGTATTGCAAGTTAGTACATTTTCAGGAAAGGTCAATAACCACATCCATCATCTGGTAGATGTACTGGGGGCGAAACCTTGAAAGTTGCCAAACCACGCTTAGCAATTCGGGCTCCACTTAATCACTCACATTACGCACTTAGGAAGCAGCTTCGCTGCTTTTTTTTATAAACACGACGACACGACGGAACGACGACACGACGATCTTCGCGCTACGCGCTCAGTGTATACGACGCCTTGCGTCGTATTAAGGCGGTAGCCATTCCGTCGTCGTCGTGTTAAAAAGATTTGGCGAAGCCGAATCCATTCGTTGTGTTTATGCATCTGATAAGTCTTTTGAAATAGGGGCTGCGTAATATGCGTCAATTAGAGGTTTTCTTTCATTTTGCCCTATAAATAATCATTCCCCTTCAACCTTTTTGTCGGCTGCCTTCTTGCATTCAGTCTATTTATTTCAAGGCCCGTAGCTTTTCTTTTGTTCCCAAGTTGTCCGTAGAGTTTTATGATTGTTTTTACGAATACAAACCCTACATATTCCGCCGATACTGTCCCCCCACCGCGTACAACGCATGCGTAATTTCTCCCAAAGAACAGTACTTCGCCGTTTCCATCAATTCCGCAAAAAGGTTGCCATTGCTGATGGCCACCTGTTGCAGGCGTTGCAGCGCTTTGGCACCAAATTCAGCCTGGGCAGCGTGCAGGTTGTGCAAAGTCTGGATTTGCGCCTCCTTTTCCTCTGGCGTTGCCCGGATCACTTCCGAGGGCACAATGGTCAAAGAACCTTCCTTGCTCAAAAACGTATTCACCCCAATGATCGGGTAATCCCCGCTGTGTTTGAGGGTTTCGTAATACAGGCTTTCCTCCTGAATTTTGCCGCGCTGGTACATTGTTTCCATGGCACCCAGCACGCCGCCCCGTTCGCTGATGCGGTCAAATTCGGTCAGCACCGCTTCTTCCACCAGGTCGGTCAGTTCTTCGATGATGAAGGCCCCTTGGAGTGGATTTTCGTTTTTGGCCAAACCCAATTCCTTGTTGATGATGAGTTGTATGGCCATGGCGCGGCGCACACTTTCTTCAGTCGGTGTGGTAATGGCCTCGTCGTAGGCATTGGTATGTAGGGAGTTGCAATTGTCGTAAATGGCGTACAAAGCCTGCAAGGTCGTGCGGATGTCATTGAAATCGATCTCCTGTGCGTGCAGGGAGCGGCCACTGGTTTGGATATGGTATTTGAGCATTTGAGAACGCTCGTTGGCCCCGTATTTTTCCTTCATGGCCTTGGCCCAAATGCGCCGCGCCACCCGCCCGATTACGGCGTATTCCGGATCGACGCCGTTGGAAAAAAAGAAGGACAAATTGGGGGCAAAATCATCGATGTGCATGCCCCGCGAGAGGTAGTATTCCACAAAAGTGAAGCCATTGGAGAGCGTAAAGGCCAGTTGCGAAATCGGGTTGGCCCCCGCCTCGGCGATGTGGTAACCCGAAATGGAGACCGAGTAAAAATTGCGCACCTGGTTTTGCACAAAATACTCCTGCACGTCACCCATCAGTTTGAGGGCAAATTCGGTGGAAAAAATGCAGGTATTCTGTGCCTGGTCTTCTTTGAGGATATCCGCCTGAACGGTGCCACGCACGGCATTCAAGGCCTTGGCTTTTAGGGTGGCGTACACCTCGGCGGGCAACACCTGATCACCAGTAAGGCCCAGGAGCAGGAGTCCCAGGCCATCGTTTCCAGCGGGGATTTCTCCGTGATATGTGGGGCGAGGTAACCCCTGCTGGTCGTACACTTCGGCCAGTTTGGCTTCCACCAGATGTTCCAGGTTGTGGCTCCGAATGTATTGTTCACACTGCTGGTCGGTGGCGGCATTCATAAAAAAAGCCACAATGGTTGCCGCTGGCCCGTTGA includes these proteins:
- a CDS encoding IS5 family transposase, with product MTGKYQRMTDPQWEVIAKYLPVQRKREINLRDVMDAIRFIVCTGIQWRNLPEYFPKWNAVYYYFQKWTADQTLFRLNAALNELDRINQGKEAKPSLLLVDSQSVKLAPMIGTDRGFDAHKKINGRKRQLLTDSEGRIWDACAHAANLYDADGASLLFDESRMELWWPRLQKFLTDQHYQGTFSVMATDLGIHFEIRGKIGDAKGFEVIPIRWVIERTISWSNFCRRLVKDYERTIQNSVSWTICSNIYRILRRV
- a CDS encoding nuclease-related domain-containing protein, which translates into the protein MAQIYPNKIPIEVLKDPFRKSEINFFKILESLDNNYYVFYSVAYQLKGRYNFVSDGEIDFLIFHPNKGFLVIELKGGKIDYDNLSQMWFSTNRFGDKNQIKNPFEQAKTNHYSLRTKLQQGQLTTNINYRTCYAVIFPDCNMQNENIGFSYANEIFLDKKQIHSNTIQKEFDEIFHYWHPSHLKYFYDETPVVKTFAHLWKFESPLLEHIENVRNQQLELTQQQYLLIDFLNRQRQAKICGCAGSGKTFIAAEKARRLKMEGFNPVFLCWSKSMFGNFVLPSVQTLLKIR